One stretch of Zingiber officinale cultivar Zhangliang chromosome 6B, Zo_v1.1, whole genome shotgun sequence DNA includes these proteins:
- the LOC121991353 gene encoding uncharacterized protein LOC121991353, with the protein MTSASRSGGEAKRLWHIVRLLFLGFSKNKLMVDLHLLLKRGKIAGKALTQLLIHHHHDHYHHRSHRHQYHGGGGAASMYSALTCRSMDPDLAFYNPREVQFSCSNTPSYPTFRRHRRRHHRYDDDEDDAAFAKALETLYAEADIEEEEEDYSASAAESPAIWKSPSAPVRQLRVTDSPFPLKEEEGEVDGRIDQKSEEFIKKFHEQLRLQQMISPVPVVAPEYMHHRRRRDVPLMMGRA; encoded by the coding sequence ATGACGTCAGCAAGTAGAAGCGGGGGTGAGGCGAAGAGGCTGTGGCACATCGTGAGGCTGTTGTTCTTGGGCTTCTCCAAGAACAAGCTCATGGTcgacctccacctcctcctcaaGCGTGGAAAGATCGCCGGAAAGGCCCTTACCCAGCTCCTCATCCACCACCACCACGATCACTACCACCACCGCAGCCACCGCCACCAGTACCATGGCGGCGGCGGTGCCGCCTCCATGTACTCTGCCCTCACCTGCCGGTCCATGGACCCTGACCTCGCCTTCTACAACCCCCGGGAGGTCCAGTTCAGCTGCAGCAACACCCCCTCCTACCCCACCTTccgccgccaccgccgccgccACCACCGTTACGACGACGACGAAGACGACGCGGCCTTCGCCAAGGCGCTTGAAACTCTCTACGCCGAGGCGGatatcgaagaagaagaagaagactactCTGCTTCGGCGGCGGAGTCGCCGGCGATTTGGAAGAGCCCGTCCGCTCCGGTGAGGCAGCTGAGGGTCACCGACTCGCCGTTCCCGCTGAAGGAGGAGGAAGGGGAGGTGGACGGGCGGATCGATCAGAAGTCGGAGGAGTTCATCAAGAAATTCCACGAGCAGCTGCGCCTCCAGCAGATGATTAGCCCGGTACCGGTGGTAGCGCCGGAGTACATGCATCACCGCCGACGGCGCGACGTACCGTTAATGATGGGACGAGCTTAA